From one Ooceraea biroi isolate clonal line C1 chromosome 7, Obir_v5.4, whole genome shotgun sequence genomic stretch:
- the LOC105279291 gene encoding cardioactive peptide-like — protein MKITEYLCCVLTCMCLLKVANTEVSKDKNSLLQLERQLLDALTSEKTVKPKRPFCNAFTGCGRFFPDEKRSFVITRRDSQDFQATSNSVRLPISLYKALLNAAKENTWNKIGREENNYRLQQMPQAYLLDRVPLRDTLES, from the exons ATGAAG ATTACCGAATACCTTTGCTGTGTGCTAACTTGTATGTGTTTGCTGAAAGTAGCAAATACTGAGGTCTCAAAAGATaag AATTCGCTTTTGCAGCTTGAACGTCAACTTCTGGACGCCCTTACGTCGGAGAAGACAGTCAAACCGAAGAGACCATTTTGCAATGCTTTTACAG GATGTGGCAGATTTTTCCCGGACGAGAAAAGGAGCTTTGTTATAACTCGGCGGGATTCGCAGGATTTCCAGGCGACAAGCAATAGCGTTCGACTTCCGATTTCGTTATACAAAGCGCTGCTGAATGCCGCTAAAGAAAACACTTGGAATAAGATCGGTCGTGAAGAAAACAATTACCGATTACAACAAATGCCACAAGCTTATCTCCTAGATCGAGTGCCCCTACGCGATACATTGGAAAGCT